One Nitrospirota bacterium genomic window carries:
- a CDS encoding pyridoxamine 5'-phosphate oxidase family protein, producing the protein MDKNGIFALINGNQACHLATSEDNVPHVRGILVYRADDNGIIFHTGKFKDLYRQLCSNPQVEFCFNNQDMQNLIQVRVSGEVELDEDMALKKEIVARRDFLKPWVEDQGYDGLAVFRLKKGRATVWTMATNFAPNTYIDL; encoded by the coding sequence ATGGACAAGAACGGGATATTTGCACTAATCAACGGAAATCAGGCCTGTCACCTTGCCACGTCCGAGGATAACGTTCCCCATGTACGCGGCATCCTGGTGTACCGGGCTGACGACAACGGCATAATTTTCCACACGGGAAAATTCAAGGACCTGTACAGGCAGTTGTGCTCGAATCCGCAGGTGGAGTTCTGCTTTAACAACCAGGACATGCAGAATCTCATTCAGGTTCGGGTGAGCGGTGAAGTGGAACTGGATGAGGATATGGCGCTGAAGAAGGAAATCGTGGCAAGGCGTGATTTCCTGAAGCCATGGGTTGAAGATCAGGGTTATGATGGCCTGGCGGTCTTCAGGCTGAAAAAGGGCAGGGCTACGGTCTGGACAATGGCCACAAACTTTG
- a CDS encoding FprA family A-type flavoprotein, whose product MKPRKIKDNIYWMGSVDWDRRLFDSLIPLPDGTSYNAYLIEGSEKTVLIDTVDPSMVDELLSQLENVSKLDYVVSLHAEQDHSGSIPLILSRYPEAKLISSPMAKGLVLEFLHIAEESFITVSDGEAISLGDKTLKFIYTPWVHWPETMVAYLEEDKILFSGDFFGSHIATSNLFVSDEARVYEAAKRYYAEIMMPFRTIIKKNLEKLAVLEMAIIAPSHGPVYPRPAFILDAHKDWIEAPSKNLVVLPYISMHNSTKLMVDFFVSSLVEKGVAVEQFNLAVTDTGKLAMALVDAGTIVIGTPTVLAGPHPYAVNAAFLTNALRPKARFLSIIGSYGWGGRTVEILSGMLSNLKAEVIEPVLVKGLPSEADFKALEILAETIATKHNEAGLI is encoded by the coding sequence ATGAAACCAAGGAAAATTAAAGATAACATTTACTGGATGGGTTCTGTGGATTGGGACAGGCGTCTCTTCGACTCTCTCATCCCTCTGCCGGACGGAACAAGTTACAATGCCTATCTTATTGAAGGCAGTGAGAAGACTGTTTTAATTGACACGGTTGATCCATCCATGGTTGATGAATTGCTGTCACAGCTTGAAAATGTCTCCAAACTCGATTATGTAGTTTCACTTCATGCGGAACAGGACCATTCTGGCAGCATTCCTCTTATACTCTCCCGTTACCCTGAGGCAAAGTTGATTTCCAGCCCTATGGCAAAAGGGTTGGTGTTGGAGTTTCTGCATATAGCCGAGGAATCCTTTATTACTGTTAGTGACGGCGAAGCAATCTCTCTCGGGGACAAGACGCTGAAATTCATCTACACTCCGTGGGTACACTGGCCTGAGACGATGGTAGCTTACCTGGAAGAAGACAAAATCCTGTTCAGCGGTGATTTCTTTGGTTCCCATATTGCAACAAGCAATCTATTTGTTTCAGATGAAGCGCGTGTCTACGAGGCGGCTAAACGTTACTATGCTGAGATCATGATGCCCTTTCGGACTATTATCAAAAAAAACCTGGAAAAACTTGCAGTTTTAGAAATGGCTATCATAGCCCCCAGTCACGGGCCTGTTTATCCTCGCCCAGCCTTTATCCTTGATGCCCATAAAGACTGGATAGAGGCACCATCAAAGAACCTGGTAGTTTTACCTTATATTTCAATGCATAACAGTACAAAGCTGATGGTCGATTTCTTTGTTTCATCCTTGGTTGAAAAAGGCGTTGCTGTCGAACAATTCAATTTGGCCGTGACAGACACAGGGAAGCTGGCAATGGCTCTCGTTGACGCAGGGACTATAGTTATTGGGACCCCAACGGTTCTTGCAGGTCCCCATCCCTACGCCGTTAATGCTGCTTTTCTGACTAATGCATTACGTCCTAAAGCCAGATTCCTATCAATTATCGGTTCCTACGGGTGGGGCGGCAGGACTGTAGAAATCCTGTCGGGGATGCTCTCTAATCTTAAAGCAGAGGTTATAGAACCTGTTCTTGTCAAAGGCTTACCTTCTGAGGCTGATTTTAAAGCTCTTGAGATTTTGGCTGAAACCATAGCGACAAAACACAACGAAGCTGGATTGATATAG